One Triplophysa dalaica isolate WHDGS20190420 chromosome 1, ASM1584641v1, whole genome shotgun sequence DNA segment encodes these proteins:
- the helz2c gene encoding helicase with zinc finger domain 2, translated as MYLLRPDMKPEHAFYQEYSKEELEELIATNPYDYKHCNLEMKRHDLAYARPIHEPDVCITISGRDNVGRSFPGDEVCVEIERQEQSPWEGEELKGKVTGLMNRDVKNLTFICRMMENQSKIVTPVHNNMTRILTIQKMSGHIEIREQKDGRWGTKEFIKDSGDQLLFVKVIKWENKKIFPLGVVTAVIEDAVQLLKFKLDYKDPPSFKPQEPENAIKRKDLCDAITFTVDPSTAQDLDDAISVTKINDDTYQIGIHITDVASCIKKDSEPDEFARELGKTIYTQEKEEVTFMFSRELSEEHLSLRTGEKRKAISLLIDIDKETSKIVSWVYALTYIMSNKRLSYEEANKIILEYCFDNTEPLQFSGVEDCVAVACHFSEVHRKFRLEGGWPLEKQPGQSRSHAMVEELMNLYNNAVAEELLSNDITRDLTPLRCHRQPDPEQLEQFQEKYCDLIPMSLYFSSMCEATESVEQCQEEVWSTIENNNIKNIHNNDKGQDILLNIFTSIFEKMEAFAQNQDYYRLVQLLTSDEIHPTLRPMVQEFHEIQRKAFILRSCSSTDSRLGHYDLRLNAYTWASSPMRRYLDLILQRLLHTILSKNELRQPDYTKVEIDEFCQSGTEVEEKHDAQVLMLREIQLLSFKTVVRLAVVDQLIQDRHNFTISFPLHPMSEAIQIMYRHLKVVSQPKYNEENKSTSLVWKRRIYSFKSSQISFISKPIKNVIPVSGNMWQKLLSVTKEEDWAKIGQCLRDMKAEVEKETSSPVKDETSPKEKHLKVLTMELKLGMDVQVQIGTELKDGFKAPVVQLLNINENFEICLEHSRNPTECFSRVVCMASQPKYRSYKEYQNIWSRLCQIDTAYNALEENNSVIIEDVPIKWFGDKKGNFRITKTQRKLWSLEFDLRNCFLCIRLRHQKEGNCKKGVKPSNCLEDLDLQGPLPLTWVVHGVATKSTEPKDKNKEQASGQISFEIIQSSMPAIPPKVLDSKTRFTIEVIPKKIPYLLREQAVAKLQEANKLVKSVATGQNEGVIWDPKIRLYTMDKSLKLPPLNKSQQRAVDDALRKPFTVIQGPPGTGKTVVGIHIVYQFFNKNKEFVPTSSDSSCAAQKRQKKPAILYCGPSNKSVDIVAEQLLKLKGVLKPLRIHCDQMEMREFPYPGSNLKLCHKSLREEKPKEELRDIMLMHLVRKPENPFSEKIKDFEKNMTEDQIDSYRKLLKKAQQHEIQKHDVILCTCSSALNPNLKVMDFRQILIDECAMATEPEAFIPLVAHNPQQIVLMGDHKQTRPIVQCAIVKKMGMQQSLFERYMKLAIMLDTQYRMHEEICRFPSEEFYEDKLKTAAKRGPCYLLNKDKLPTAILFGHVDGKEESLVVSTEQGNENSMKNAEEAKQAVNVADLLIKRSGVSPDQIAILTPYNAQVSNIRKHLKESGIQNVNVCTIMKSQGSEWPYVILSTVRSCSMTDTDINKFSKAWLGKRLGFITDENLVNVAITRAQDGLCILGNSDLLRCSDLWEKILDHYGKKKCVVNPASNIQVQRKKTDNGVKSGTI; from the exons ATGTATTTGTTGAGGCCAGATATGAAGCCTGAACATGCGTTTTACCAGGAATACAGCAAGGAAGAATTGGAAGAATTGATAGCCACCAATCCATATGACTACAAACACTGTAATCTAGAAATGAAAAGACATGATCTGGCATATGCAAGGCCAATTCATGAGCCGGACGTCTGTATTACAATCAGTGGAAGAGACAATGTGGGCAGATCTTTTCCTGGTGATGAAGTCTGTGTGGAGATTGAGAGACAAGAACAGTCTCCATGGGAAGGTGAAGAGCTAAAGGGAAAAGTCACTGGATTGATGAACAGAGATGTAAAGAACCTGACCTTTATCTGTAGGATGATGGAAAACCAGTCTAAAATTGTCACGCCTGTTCACAATAACATGACCAGAATACTGACAATTCAAAAAATGTCTGGACACATTGAAATACGAGAACAGAAGGATGGAAGGTGGGGGACGAAGGAATTCATAAAGGATTCTGGGGATCAATTGTTATTTGTCAAGGTCATCAAATGggaaaacaaaaagatttttcCACTCGGGGTGGTTACAGCAGTAATTGAAGATGCTGTTCAGCTTCTCAAGTTTAAGCTTGATTATAAAGATCCGCCATCATTCAAACCACAAGAACCTGAAAATGCTATAAAAAGGAAAGATTTGTGTGACGCCATAACTTTCACAGTTGACCCTAGTACAGCTCAAGACCTGGATGATGCCATTAGTGTTACTAAAATCAATGATGACACCTACCAGATAGGTATTCATATCACAGATGTGGCGAGTTGCATTAAAAAAGATAGTGAGCCAGATGAATTTGCTAGAGAACTTGGCAAAACCATTTACACTCAAGAGAAGGAAGAGGTAACCTTCATGTTTTCAAGAGAACTGAGCGAAGAGCATTTAAGTTTGAGAACAGGAGAAAAACGTAAAGCCATATCTTTACTGATAGATATTGACAAGGAAACGAGCAAAATTGTCTCCTGGGTCTATGCTTTAACCTACATTATGTCTAACAAACGTCTTTCATATGAAGAAGCGAACAAAATAATTCTGGAATATTGCTTCGATAACACGGAGCCTCTGCAATTCTCCGGAGTCGAGGACTGTGTAGCTGTTGCCTGCCATTTCTCTGAAGTGCACAGAAAGTTTAGGTTGGAAGGGGGGTGGCCCTTAGAGAAGCAACCAGGGCAGAGTCGCTCTCACGCCATGGTGGAGGAGCTCATGAACCTCTACAATAACGCTGTAGCTGAAGAACTTCTCTCTAATGACATCACAAGGGATCTCACACCACTGAGGTGCCACAGACAGCCAGATCCTGAACAACTGGAACAGTTTCAGGAGAAATACTGTGACCTAATTCCCATGTCACTTTACTTTTCAAGTATGTGTGAAGCAACTGAGAGTGTCGAACAGTGTCAAGAGGAGGTTTGGTCAACAATagaaaacaacaatataaagAATATCCACAACAATGACAAGGGGCAAGACATATTGTTGAACATTTTCACCTCTATCTTTGAGAAAATGGAAGCTTTTGCACAGAACCAAGACTACTACAGACTGGTGCAATTATTAACTTCAGACGAAATACATCCTACCCTTCGGCCCATGGTACAGGAGTTTCATGAAATTCAAAGAAAAGCTTTCATTCTCCGGTCCTGCTCATCAACGGATTCCAGATTGGGTCATTACGACTTGCGGCTGAACGCATACACCTGGGCATCATCTCCTATGAGGCGTTATCTAGACCTGATCCTGCAGAGGCTTTTGCACACCATTCTCTCTAAGAATGAATTAAGACAACCAGATTACACAAAAGTTGAAATCGACGAGTTCTGTCAGTCTGGAACGGAAGTAGAAGAGAAGCATGATGCTCAAGTTTTGATGCTGAGGGAGATTCAGCTTCTGTCTTTTAAAACCGTTGTCAGGCTAGCAGTGGTGGACCAGCTAATTCAGGATAGGCACAATTTCACAATATCATTTCCACTACATCCGATGTCAGAGGCTATCCAAATCATGTACAGACACCTTAAAGTTGTGTCTCAGCCTAAATACAACGAAGAAAATAAATCCACTTCTCTTGTTTGGAAGAGGCGAATATATTCATTCAAGTCTTCCCAgatttcatttatatcaaagCCTATCAAAAATGTGATCCCGGTATCAGGTAACATGTGGCAGAAGTTGTTATCTGTCACGAAAGAAGAGGACTGGGCCAAGATAGGGCAATGCCTGCGTGACATGAAAGCAGAGGTAGAAAAAGAAACCTCAAGCCCTGTGAAGGATGAGACTTCCCCAAAAGAGAAGCACCTTAAGGTACTAACCATGGAACTGAAGCTAGGAATGGATGTTCAAGTGCAAATTGGGACCGAACTCAAGGATGGTTTTAAAGCACCTGTAGTACAACTGCTCAACATTAATGAAAActttgagatctgtttggagCACTCAAGAAACCCTACTGAATGCTTCTCCAGAGTAGTATGCATGGCATCACAACCCAAGTATAGAAGCTATAAGGAGTACCAGAACATCTGGAGTCGACTATGTCAGATAGACACAGCTTACAATGCTCTTGAAGAAAACAACAGTGTCATAATAGAGGATGTGCCTATTAAATGGTTCGGGGACAAAAAGGGTAATTTTCGTATAACGAAGACTCAAAGAAAATTATGGTCTCTAGAGTTTGACCTTAGGAACTGCTTTCTATGCATTCGGCTAAGGCATCAGAAAGAAGGGAACTGTAAGAAAGGAGTGAAACCATCAAATTGTTTGGAAGATTTGGATCTGCAGGGTCCACTACCTTTAACCTGGGTTGTACATGGAGTAGCCACTAAATCAACGGAGCCGAAGGACAAAAACAAAGAGCAAGCATCAGGTCAAATTAGTTTTGAGATCATACAAAGCTCTATGCCCGCCATCCCACCTAAGGTTCTTGATAGTAAAACAAGATTCACCATTGAGGTCATTCCCAAAAAAATCCCATACCT ACTTAGGGAACAAGCTGTTGCAAAGTTACAAGAGGCTAACAAACTGGTGAAAAGTGTTGCCACTGGACAAAATGAAGGTGTGATTTGGG ATCCAAAAATCAGATTGTACACCATGGACAAGAGCCTGAAACTACCCCCCTTGAATAAAAGTCAACAAAGAGCAGTTGATGATGCTCTAAGGAAACCTTTCACAGTGATCCAAGGCCCACCAg GAACAGGGAAAACGGTTGTTGGTATTCACATTGTTTACCagtttttcaacaaaaacaaagagttTGTGCCCACTTCCTCCGATTCGTCGTGTGCAGCTCAGAAACGGCAAAAAAAGCCTGCTATACTGTACTGCGGACCATCCAACAAGTCTGTTGACATTGTTGCAG agCAGTTGTTGAAGCTAAAAGGAGTCCTCAAGCCTCTGAGAATCCACTGCGATCAGATGGAAATGCGTGAGTTTCCATATCCAGGCAGCAACCTAAAGCTTTGTCACAAATCCCTTCGTGAAGAAAAACCAAAAGAGGAGCTCAG AGATATTATGCTGATGCATCTTGTCCGTAAGCCTGAAAACCCTTTTTCTGAAAAAATTAAAGactttgaaaaaaacatgacagaGGATCAAATAGACAG ctaCAGGAAACTCTTGAAAAAAGCTCAACAGCACGAGATTCAGAAGCACGACGTCATTCTGTGCACCTGCTCATCAGCACTGAATCCCAATCTAAAGGTGATGGACTTCCGGCAGATTCTCATCGATGAATGTGCCATGGCAACGGAGCCGGAGGCTTTCATTCCTTTAGTTGCCCATAATCCACAGCAG ATTGTCTTGATGGGTGATCACAAGCAGACACGACCGATAGTGCAGTGTGCCATTGTTAAAAAGATGGGGATGCAGCAATCTCTGTTTGAACGTTACATGAAATTGGCTATAATGTTGGACACACAGTACAGAATG CATGAAGAAATTTGCCGGTTTCCGTCGGAGGAGTTTTACGAAGACAAGCTAAAAACAGCAGCTAAACGTGGACCCTGTTACCTGCTTAATAAGGACAAACTTCCTACGGCCATCCTGTTTGGCCACGTCGACGGGAAAGAAGAAAGTTTGGTGGTGTCCACAGAACAGGGGAATGAGAACTCAATGAAAAACGCTGAGGAGGCAAAGCAGGCT gtcAATGTGGCAGATCTTTTGATCAAACGTTCAGGTGTCAGCCCTGATCAAATTGCGATTCTGACTCCATATAATGCACAGGTGTCTAATATCCGAAAACACCTGAAGGAAAGTGGCATTCAAAATGTCAATGTTTGCACAATTATGAAAAGTCAAG GGAGCGAGTGGCCGTATGTGATCCTTTCTACTGTCCGTTCCTGCTCCATGACTGACACAGACATTAACAAATTCAGTAAAGCCTGGCTGGGCAAAAGACTTGGATTTATCACTGATGAAAATCTGGTTAATGTGGCGATAACTCGTGCACAGGATGGACTTTGCATTCTGG gTAACAGTGACCTCTTAAGATGCAGTGATCTTTGGGAAAAGATCCTGGATCATTATggtaaaaagaaatgtgtgGTAAATCCAGCTAGTAACATTCAGGTTCAACGCAAGAAAACAGACAACGGTGTCAAATCTGGTACAATTTGA